From Gemmatimonadaceae bacterium, a single genomic window includes:
- a CDS encoding PadR family transcriptional regulator — protein sequence MSKRKAPLTRIELLQGTLDLIILQSLRWGPRHGYGLLQVIRSMSHGVLQVDTGSLYPALHRLERQAWIQAEWEVSENNQRVRVYRLTVAGRKQLAIERSKWEQFSLAVAELFAAPPPEEAR from the coding sequence GTGTCCAAACGGAAAGCACCCCTCACCCGCATCGAGCTGCTCCAGGGCACGCTCGATCTCATCATCCTCCAGAGCCTGCGCTGGGGACCGCGCCACGGCTATGGACTGCTTCAGGTGATCCGCAGCATGTCGCATGGCGTGCTGCAGGTGGACACCGGGTCGCTCTATCCTGCCCTGCACCGCCTCGAGCGCCAGGCCTGGATCCAGGCGGAGTGGGAGGTGTCCGAGAACAACCAGCGCGTGCGTGTCTATCGGCTCACCGTGGCGGGGCGGAAGCAACTGGCCATCGAACGCTCGAAGTGGGAACAATTCTCCCTGGCGGTCGCCGAGCTGTTCGCGGCGCCGCCTCCCGAGGAGGCGCGATGA
- a CDS encoding Rne/Rng family ribonuclease, translated as MKREILINASPRETRVAILEDEQFVELMIDRPDNRRMVGDIYLGKVEAVLPGIQAAFVDIGTEKQAFLHASDLVFPESEADGEDDAEDESSEDDEDGQSNGRRKRVKAPPIQDLLKRGQDVIVQVSKEPISTKGPRVTAQVSLAGRFLVYMPFASRVGVSRKIGDRAERQRLREQMQAVLPKDSGGVIVRTVGEDVTQETFRREYNTLSAQWKKIQRKTRFLRAPAPVHRETSLTRGLTRDLFSTKVDSLVVDSKQVYNEIVEYLKGIAPELIDRVKLYDDPVPIFDKAELEPEIRDLFKRRCDLPSGGYLIIEQTEALVSVDVNSGRYTGKRDPEKTILKTNTEAARELARQLRLRDIGGIIVCDFIDMETKANRDKVLQELRNHLARDRARTKAFAVSELGLIEMTRQRVRASHYQNMTEACPTCGGTGRVFTPESTVRRMERSIKRIAVDGKKDHLLVKVHPDVALYVLEHEHDLAKKLEKGAGFQLELRDDPLLKPDEFKLVVKGAERDVTQQYAVA; from the coding sequence ATGAAGCGAGAGATTCTCATCAATGCGAGTCCGCGAGAGACTCGCGTGGCCATCCTGGAGGATGAGCAGTTCGTCGAATTGATGATCGACCGCCCCGACAACCGCCGCATGGTCGGGGACATCTATCTGGGCAAAGTGGAAGCTGTGCTGCCCGGCATTCAGGCGGCGTTCGTCGACATCGGAACGGAGAAGCAGGCGTTCTTGCACGCGAGCGACCTGGTCTTCCCCGAATCTGAGGCGGACGGGGAGGACGACGCGGAGGACGAGTCATCCGAGGACGACGAGGACGGCCAGAGCAACGGCCGCCGCAAGCGCGTCAAAGCGCCGCCGATCCAGGACCTGCTCAAGCGCGGGCAGGATGTCATCGTCCAGGTGTCCAAGGAACCCATCTCCACCAAGGGACCGCGCGTCACGGCGCAGGTTTCGTTAGCCGGGCGCTTCCTGGTCTACATGCCGTTCGCCTCACGCGTCGGCGTGAGCCGGAAAATCGGCGACCGTGCCGAGCGCCAGCGTCTGCGCGAACAGATGCAGGCGGTGCTGCCCAAGGATTCCGGCGGCGTGATCGTGCGCACGGTAGGCGAGGACGTCACTCAGGAGACGTTCCGCCGCGAGTACAACACGCTCTCGGCGCAGTGGAAGAAGATCCAGCGCAAGACGCGGTTTCTGCGCGCGCCGGCGCCGGTACATCGCGAGACGAGCCTCACCCGCGGCCTAACGCGCGATCTGTTCAGCACCAAGGTCGACTCGCTGGTCGTGGACAGCAAGCAGGTGTACAACGAGATCGTCGAATATCTGAAGGGCATCGCGCCCGAGCTGATCGACCGTGTGAAGCTGTACGATGACCCCGTGCCGATCTTCGACAAGGCCGAGCTCGAGCCGGAGATCCGGGACCTGTTCAAGCGGCGATGTGATTTGCCGTCGGGCGGCTATCTGATCATCGAGCAGACGGAAGCGCTGGTGTCGGTGGACGTGAACTCCGGCCGCTACACCGGCAAGCGCGATCCCGAGAAGACCATTCTCAAGACCAACACCGAGGCTGCACGCGAACTGGCGCGGCAGCTCCGCCTGCGCGACATCGGCGGCATCATCGTGTGCGACTTCATCGACATGGAGACCAAGGCCAATCGCGACAAGGTGCTGCAGGAGCTGCGCAACCACCTTGCGCGCGACCGCGCGCGGACGAAGGCGTTCGCGGTGTCGGAGTTAGGCTTGATCGAGATGACGCGGCAGCGCGTGCGGGCGAGCCATTATCAGAACATGACCGAGGCGTGTCCGACGTGCGGCGGCACGGGGCGCGTGTTCACGCCCGAGAGCACGGTGCGGCGCATGGAGCGCTCGATCAAGCGCATCGCGGTCGACGGGAAGAAGGACCACCTGTTGGTCAAGGTGCATCCGGACGTGGCGCTGTACGTGCTGGAGCACGAGCACGACCTGGCGAAGAAGCTCGAGAAGGGCGCGGGCTTCCAACTCGAGCTGCGCGACGATCCGCTGCTCAAGCCCGATGAGTTCAAGCTCGTCGTGAAGGGCGCCGAGCGGGATGTCACGCAGCAATATGCCGTGGCGTGA
- a CDS encoding ABC transporter permease, protein MSSEDRDARNDDLDVEIQSHLDMATRERVARGESPEAAAAAARKEFGNVGIVKEVTRDMWGGGFEQLRRELRYAARSLLRSPGFAAVAIITLALGIGANTAIFSVVNGVILRPLPYPHPEQLVLVTSQFPRLGFDQFPVDAAEFIEFRERNRSFSDVGAYYATSVNVGSETGPARVPSAIISASLLSTLGVTPEAGRWFSADETLPNAAPVALLSDELWRSSFGGDRAIIGRKIQVDGVETQVVGVMPPHFDIHDQGVRLWLPLTLDPAKLADYRGSHYLNLVGRLKPGISLATARVQLEPLLQQWRQTDGGSADPTQNRVHTPDAENHRLRYDDLLTDIVGSAGRALWVLQAAVFLVLLIACANLANLLLMRAETRHKELVLRAALGAGRGRLVRQFLAESLVLSLAGAAVGLLVARWGLHALVLSNDAGIPRATTVGLDGRVLLYTLVLALGTGIVFGLTPLLRLSTANMSLSLREAGSRTTAHAGASRVRRALVVAEMALAVTLLVGAGLLLRSFENLTQVDSGFDRSRLSTFGLVLPGATYADSMRRVAFFHQVTDQLQQVSGVQSAAAMSGLPPLRQVNANDTRFEGYVAKPGIPPQNVDYYNWVTANYIATMRIPMIEGRAFGPMDGATSPPVAVVNQTLARLFFPGQSAVGHRIQPSGMVDTTQWYTIVGVAKDVKQGGMDAKTGTELYLLYDQAPKYLGYAPRYMNVVVRSTLTPKALAPAIRRIVGAIDPSLPIVGLRTMDEVFAKALARPRFIALLLVIFAVVALALAAVGTYGVLAYAVTERRREIGIRMALGATEGGVLTLVLRQGMLLAGIGLVVGLAGALAVTRVVRSLLFGVRPTDPLTFTAVGVFMLGVALVACVVPARRATRVDPLVALRLD, encoded by the coding sequence ATGAGCTCCGAAGATCGCGATGCCCGCAACGATGATCTCGACGTCGAGATTCAGTCGCATCTCGACATGGCGACGCGCGAACGGGTCGCGCGCGGCGAATCGCCCGAAGCGGCGGCCGCCGCCGCACGCAAGGAATTCGGCAACGTCGGCATCGTGAAGGAAGTAACGCGCGACATGTGGGGCGGCGGATTCGAGCAGCTACGGCGCGAGCTCCGATACGCCGCGCGCTCGCTGCTCCGGTCCCCTGGGTTCGCCGCGGTCGCCATCATCACTCTTGCGTTAGGCATCGGTGCCAACACGGCGATCTTCAGCGTTGTCAATGGCGTCATCCTGCGGCCCCTGCCCTATCCGCATCCCGAGCAGCTCGTCCTCGTCACCAGCCAGTTCCCGCGGCTGGGCTTCGATCAATTCCCGGTGGACGCGGCCGAATTCATTGAATTCCGCGAGCGGAACCGGTCGTTCTCCGACGTCGGGGCCTATTACGCCACCTCGGTCAACGTGGGCAGCGAGACCGGTCCGGCGCGCGTGCCCTCGGCGATCATCTCGGCGAGCCTGCTATCGACGCTCGGCGTGACGCCCGAAGCAGGACGCTGGTTCTCGGCCGACGAGACGTTGCCTAACGCAGCGCCGGTGGCGCTGCTGTCCGACGAGCTGTGGCGGTCGAGCTTCGGCGGCGACCGCGCGATCATCGGCCGGAAGATCCAGGTCGACGGCGTCGAGACGCAGGTGGTGGGCGTCATGCCGCCGCACTTCGACATCCACGATCAAGGCGTGCGCCTCTGGCTCCCGCTGACGCTCGACCCGGCCAAGCTCGCCGACTATCGCGGCAGCCACTACCTGAATCTCGTCGGTCGCCTCAAGCCCGGCATCTCGCTCGCCACCGCGCGCGTCCAACTCGAGCCGCTGCTCCAGCAATGGCGACAGACCGACGGCGGTTCGGCGGATCCGACGCAGAACAGGGTCCACACACCCGACGCCGAGAACCACCGGCTGCGCTACGATGATCTCCTGACCGACATCGTGGGCAGTGCGGGACGCGCGCTGTGGGTGCTGCAGGCGGCCGTGTTCCTGGTGCTGCTCATCGCGTGCGCCAATCTCGCGAACCTGCTCCTCATGCGCGCCGAGACGCGCCACAAGGAGCTGGTGCTGCGGGCGGCGTTAGGCGCGGGCCGCGGCCGGCTGGTGCGCCAGTTCCTGGCCGAGAGCCTCGTGCTGTCGCTGGCCGGAGCGGCGGTGGGACTGCTCGTGGCGCGGTGGGGGCTGCACGCGCTCGTGCTGTCGAACGACGCCGGCATTCCGCGCGCCACCACGGTGGGCCTCGATGGGCGGGTGCTGCTCTACACGCTCGTTCTTGCGTTAGGCACCGGCATCGTGTTCGGCCTGACGCCGCTGCTCCGCCTGAGCACCGCCAACATGAGCCTCTCGCTGCGCGAAGCGGGAAGCCGGACCACCGCGCACGCCGGCGCGTCTCGCGTGAGGCGCGCCCTGGTCGTGGCCGAGATGGCGCTCGCGGTCACGCTGCTCGTCGGCGCCGGCCTCCTGCTGCGCAGCTTCGAGAACCTGACGCAAGTCGATTCCGGCTTCGATCGGTCGCGATTGTCGACGTTCGGCCTCGTCCTGCCGGGCGCGACGTACGCCGACAGCATGCGCCGCGTCGCCTTCTTCCATCAGGTCACCGATCAGTTGCAGCAGGTGTCTGGCGTCCAGAGTGCGGCCGCGATGTCCGGCCTGCCGCCCCTGCGCCAAGTGAACGCGAACGACACGCGGTTCGAGGGCTACGTCGCCAAGCCCGGCATCCCGCCGCAGAATGTCGACTACTACAACTGGGTCACGGCCAACTACATCGCGACCATGCGCATCCCGATGATCGAGGGTCGTGCGTTCGGTCCCATGGACGGCGCGACGTCGCCGCCGGTGGCCGTGGTGAATCAGACCCTCGCGCGACTCTTTTTCCCCGGACAGAGCGCCGTTGGGCACCGCATCCAACCGAGCGGCATGGTGGACACGACGCAATGGTATACGATCGTCGGCGTCGCCAAGGACGTGAAACAGGGCGGCATGGACGCAAAGACGGGAACGGAGCTCTACCTGCTATACGACCAGGCGCCGAAGTACCTGGGCTACGCACCGCGGTACATGAACGTGGTGGTGCGTTCGACGCTCACGCCCAAAGCGCTCGCGCCGGCGATTCGGCGCATCGTGGGTGCGATCGATCCATCGCTTCCGATTGTCGGTCTCCGCACCATGGATGAGGTGTTTGCGAAAGCGCTCGCGCGGCCGCGGTTCATTGCCCTGCTGCTGGTGATCTTCGCCGTCGTGGCGCTCGCGCTGGCAGCGGTGGGAACGTACGGCGTGCTGGCGTACGCGGTCACGGAGCGCCGCCGCGAAATCGGCATTCGTATGGCGCTCGGCGCGACCGAGGGCGGCGTTCTAACGCTGGTGCTGCGCCAGGGAATGCTGCTCGCCGGCATCGGCCTCGTGGTCGGGCTGGCTGGTGCGCTCGCGGTCACGCGCGTGGTGCGCTCGCTGCTGTTCGGCGTGCGGCCCACCGACCCGCTCACGTTCACGGCGGTTGGGGTGTTCATGCTGGGGGTGGCGCTCGTGGCGTGCGTCGTGCCGGCGCGGCGCGCCACGCGCGTCGACCCGTTGGTGGCGTTGCGGCTGGACTGA
- a CDS encoding DinB family protein yields MHRISLAAALVAVASLPFTSRPRVASGSVTDARAIWSDVSAYVTQSAEDMSDSDYAFRPTPEVRTFGQIIAHIAGSQHLMCAAALGEPGGSEDDVEKSKTTKADILAALKASNEYCARAYAQSDDQVAGSTKLFGEAHSRFYALMLNATHDNEHYGNLVTYMRMRGMVPPSSRPSPKS; encoded by the coding sequence ATGCATCGCATCAGCCTTGCCGCCGCGTTGGTTGCCGTCGCGTCACTGCCCTTCACGTCCCGGCCGCGGGTTGCCAGCGGTTCGGTGACCGATGCGCGTGCGATCTGGTCCGACGTGTCGGCGTACGTCACGCAGTCGGCGGAAGACATGTCGGACTCCGACTATGCGTTCCGCCCGACGCCCGAGGTGCGCACGTTCGGTCAGATCATCGCGCACATCGCCGGCTCGCAGCACCTCATGTGCGCCGCTGCGTTAGGCGAGCCGGGCGGCAGCGAGGACGACGTGGAGAAGAGCAAGACCACCAAGGCGGACATTCTGGCGGCGCTCAAGGCGTCCAACGAATACTGCGCGCGGGCCTATGCGCAGTCGGACGATCAGGTGGCGGGCTCGACGAAGTTGTTCGGCGAAGCGCATTCGCGCTTCTATGCCTTGATGCTCAACGCGACGCACGACAACGAGCATTACGGCAACCTCGTGACGTACATGCGCATGCGCGGGATGGTCCCGCCGTCGAGCCGGCCGAGCCCGAAAAGCTGA
- a CDS encoding RecQ family ATP-dependent DNA helicase — protein MSDSFSPDQARAALRQHFGFPDFRPGQERAVAAVAAKRDTLVVLPTGGGKSLCYQVPALLLPGVTLVVSPLISLMKDQVDALEARGLPAAFINSTLTSSEVSDRLARAERGKLKMLYVAPERFDFGSAAERLKSIGVSLLAVDEAHCISEWGHDFRPSYLRVGQVRERLGNPPTIALTATATPEVRRDIVRQLGLEKPEVVITGFDRRNLRYHVIRTRTDRDKDESLIRGLREHEGQAVVYASTRRAVERVTLMLRRARISAIAYHAGLDDDHRHDVQEAFMREDARAIVATNAFGMGIDKPNVRLVVHYAMPGTLEAYYQEAGRAGRDGLTSDCVLLHAFQDRFTHEYFIKSAYPERALVERVYAVLQRAADRHGLAPLTPAAIAVRSDGGVKEREAESALRLLTQAKAIASEQASTSSLWVRLLATPARIRAELGESDAAARGLLRELWRGAGKRFYDGIPVSPDMLPPGFGGAGGVRMLLDDLQDRQFVVWHGTGGGIRLTEPAAALTRFRIDWEILDRRRRAELSKLDAMQMYAYTKRCRRAFVLRYFGDPAARSSCDGCDICLGTHTADRAVADAPAVRRSRRSDATKPATKAATRPNATAPQKPAPAPRPTARHADRASTGSDAADLPDLGPVEIALIGALRHLRTELARQERIPSYCVFPDRTLVEMAIRRPDSFDALANVHGVGPAKLDRYGERFLAVIRLSAEPAPASTSRS, from the coding sequence GTGAGCGACTCCTTTTCGCCCGACCAGGCCCGCGCCGCGCTTCGCCAACACTTCGGCTTCCCCGACTTCCGACCGGGGCAGGAGCGCGCCGTCGCCGCCGTCGCCGCCAAGCGCGACACACTCGTCGTCCTGCCCACCGGCGGCGGCAAGTCGCTCTGCTATCAGGTGCCCGCGCTGCTCCTCCCGGGCGTCACCCTCGTCGTCTCGCCGCTCATCTCGCTCATGAAGGACCAGGTGGACGCGCTCGAAGCGCGGGGGCTGCCGGCGGCGTTCATCAACTCGACGCTCACCTCGAGCGAGGTGTCCGACCGCCTCGCGCGCGCCGAGCGCGGCAAGCTCAAGATGCTCTACGTGGCGCCGGAGCGGTTCGATTTCGGCAGCGCCGCCGAGCGGCTCAAGTCCATCGGCGTCTCGCTGCTCGCCGTGGATGAAGCCCACTGCATCAGCGAATGGGGGCACGACTTCCGGCCCAGCTACCTGCGGGTGGGCCAGGTGCGCGAACGGTTAGGCAATCCGCCCACCATCGCGCTGACGGCAACCGCCACCCCGGAAGTGCGGCGCGACATCGTTCGGCAGTTGGGCCTCGAGAAACCCGAAGTCGTCATCACCGGTTTCGACCGGCGTAATCTACGGTATCACGTCATCCGCACGCGCACCGATCGCGACAAGGATGAGTCGCTCATCCGCGGGCTGCGCGAGCACGAGGGACAAGCGGTCGTGTATGCGTCCACACGCCGCGCGGTCGAGCGAGTCACGTTGATGCTCCGCCGTGCGCGCATCAGCGCGATCGCCTACCACGCCGGTCTCGACGACGATCACCGCCACGATGTGCAGGAAGCGTTCATGCGCGAGGATGCGCGCGCGATCGTCGCCACCAACGCGTTCGGGATGGGAATCGATAAGCCGAACGTCAGGCTGGTGGTGCACTATGCGATGCCCGGGACGCTCGAGGCGTACTACCAGGAGGCAGGCCGCGCCGGCCGCGATGGGCTCACGTCCGACTGCGTGCTCCTGCATGCATTCCAGGACCGTTTCACCCACGAGTACTTCATCAAGAGCGCGTATCCCGAGCGAGCACTGGTGGAGCGCGTGTACGCCGTCCTGCAGCGCGCCGCCGATCGGCACGGACTCGCTCCGCTCACGCCGGCTGCGATCGCCGTGCGCTCCGACGGCGGCGTCAAAGAGCGCGAAGCCGAGTCGGCCCTCCGCCTGCTCACACAAGCCAAGGCGATCGCATCGGAGCAGGCGTCCACCTCGAGCCTCTGGGTGCGGCTGCTGGCGACGCCGGCGCGGATCCGCGCGGAGTTAGGCGAGAGCGACGCCGCGGCGCGCGGCCTCTTGCGCGAACTCTGGCGCGGCGCGGGGAAGCGCTTCTACGATGGCATTCCCGTGTCGCCCGACATGCTGCCGCCCGGCTTCGGCGGCGCCGGCGGCGTGCGCATGCTGCTCGATGACCTCCAGGACCGCCAGTTCGTCGTGTGGCACGGCACCGGCGGCGGCATTCGCCTAACGGAGCCCGCCGCCGCGCTCACGCGCTTTCGCATCGACTGGGAAATCCTCGACCGCCGGCGCCGCGCCGAGCTGTCCAAGCTCGACGCGATGCAGATGTACGCCTACACGAAGAGGTGCCGGCGCGCATTCGTGCTCCGCTACTTCGGCGATCCGGCGGCGCGCTCGTCCTGCGATGGATGCGACATCTGCCTCGGCACGCATACGGCGGACCGCGCAGTGGCCGATGCGCCGGCCGTCCGACGGTCGCGCCGGTCCGACGCAACGAAGCCGGCGACCAAGGCGGCGACTCGACCGAACGCGACTGCCCCGCAGAAACCGGCGCCGGCGCCGCGCCCCACCGCGCGCCACGCCGACCGCGCGTCCACCGGCTCGGACGCCGCCGACCTGCCCGACCTCGGGCCGGTCGAGATCGCACTCATTGGCGCGCTCCGACATCTGCGCACCGAGCTCGCCCGCCAGGAGCGCATCCCGTCGTATTGTGTTTTCCCCGACCGCACGCTGGTCGAGATGGCCATCCGGCGTCCCGATTCCTTCGATGCCCTCGCTAATGTTCATGGCGTCGGGCCGGCCAAGCTCGATCGCTACGGCGAGCGATTCCTCGCCGTCATCCGGCTGTCCGCCGAACCTGCACCTGCATCCACATCTCGTTCATGA
- a CDS encoding U32 family peptidase, with translation MPPQRVPELLSPAGSLDAVRAALANGADAVYLGAERFNARDEGAQLTPDDLAEACRLARSRGRRIYLTLNTLVKPSELADALTLLGECLDRGIHAAIVQDLGLVRLAQQVYPGVELHGSTQLTVHDPDGAAFLSALGIERVVLARENTLDDIDVIHRAVPGLLLESFVHGALCISYSGQCLMSGMISERSANRGSCAQSCRKDYVLTDAASGETLDSGFLISAKDLAAHEHLDAIARAGIHTLKIEGRKKRPEYVATVTQSYRTSLDRLSRGEPFLPDGDERRDLVQIFSRGFTGGMYGGRAGREYVTRDQPDNRGVELGVVVGHDRAAHLVEVTAPLAAGDGIVLLPPNGSIGAPNGAAATDVRTLAQRDGIVRQAVTAPLRGRAPVGWRVFRTSHNALLARARESFAGVASGTGGGRVRLDVRAAGSAGAPLELTFGAGSDHIAVRGEAPLAPARAHALDEAQLRQQLGRLGETPFALGAVDTTALEPGLFLPVRELNTMRQRAVAELARMRAAAHEHRVIARRAAIQAAVAHVPVYDAGPARGVAIYVLAADVHTPDDARAAADAGATEITFDPFLRHPVPPRARIVALGEELAARGIAFRLRTPTIVRPEERRDVDRWLDLGLPLLSGHAGLVASLGARGRDVVADYAVNCFNQHSAAVLFDHGARRITLSVELTVGEIAELVAPWSGRGFDAVVYGRPEGMTIEHCVLSAAFNREPTTCRDLCVQKHPRVELTDPAGYTFPVATDSACRNRLLHSRPIEASEFLPQLWSLGLRGYRMVFNMPGDPVAELVARTRAALDALHGHEPAALGDIRALVGTRFTRGHFVRAV, from the coding sequence ATGCCTCCACAGCGCGTTCCCGAGCTGCTCTCGCCGGCCGGCTCGCTCGACGCCGTGCGCGCGGCGTTGGCCAACGGAGCCGACGCGGTCTATCTGGGCGCCGAGCGGTTCAACGCGCGCGACGAGGGAGCGCAGCTCACGCCGGACGATCTCGCCGAGGCGTGCCGGCTCGCGCGCTCGCGCGGACGACGCATCTATCTCACGCTCAACACGCTGGTCAAACCGTCGGAGCTGGCGGACGCGCTGACATTGTTAGGCGAGTGCCTCGACCGCGGCATCCACGCCGCGATCGTCCAGGACCTGGGGCTCGTCCGCCTGGCGCAGCAGGTCTATCCGGGCGTCGAGCTCCACGGCTCGACGCAACTCACGGTGCACGATCCGGACGGCGCCGCCTTTCTGTCTGCGTTAGGCATCGAGCGCGTGGTGCTCGCCCGCGAGAACACCCTCGACGATATCGACGTCATCCACAGGGCGGTCCCCGGCCTGCTGCTCGAGTCGTTCGTCCATGGCGCGCTCTGCATCTCGTACTCGGGCCAATGTCTCATGTCGGGCATGATCTCCGAGCGGAGCGCGAACCGCGGGTCGTGCGCCCAGTCGTGCCGGAAGGACTATGTGCTCACCGACGCGGCGAGCGGCGAGACGCTCGACAGCGGTTTTCTCATCTCGGCCAAGGACCTGGCGGCGCACGAACACCTGGACGCGATTGCGCGCGCCGGCATCCACACACTCAAGATCGAGGGTCGGAAGAAGCGGCCCGAGTACGTGGCGACGGTCACGCAGAGCTATCGCACGTCGCTCGACCGGCTGTCCCGCGGCGAGCCGTTTCTGCCCGACGGCGACGAGCGTCGCGACCTGGTGCAGATCTTCAGCCGCGGCTTCACCGGCGGCATGTACGGCGGCCGCGCGGGCCGCGAGTACGTGACGCGCGATCAGCCGGACAACCGAGGGGTGGAGCTCGGCGTCGTGGTGGGTCACGACCGCGCGGCGCACCTCGTGGAGGTGACGGCGCCGCTGGCCGCGGGCGACGGCATCGTGCTCCTTCCGCCTAACGGAAGCATCGGAGCGCCGAACGGTGCCGCCGCCACCGATGTGCGAACGCTCGCCCAACGCGACGGCATCGTCAGACAGGCGGTCACCGCGCCGCTGCGCGGCCGGGCGCCCGTTGGGTGGCGCGTCTTCCGGACGTCGCACAACGCGCTGCTGGCGCGCGCACGCGAGAGCTTCGCCGGCGTGGCGTCCGGCACAGGCGGCGGGCGCGTCCGCCTCGACGTCCGCGCCGCCGGCAGCGCAGGCGCGCCGCTCGAGCTGACGTTCGGCGCGGGCTCGGACCACATCGCGGTGCGCGGCGAGGCGCCGCTCGCCCCGGCGCGGGCGCACGCCCTCGATGAGGCGCAGCTCCGCCAGCAGCTGGGCCGGTTAGGCGAGACGCCGTTCGCCCTCGGCGCCGTCGACACCACCGCGCTCGAGCCGGGATTGTTCCTCCCCGTGCGGGAGCTCAACACGATGCGCCAGCGCGCCGTGGCCGAGCTCGCCCGCATGCGCGCCGCGGCGCACGAGCACCGCGTGATCGCGCGGCGCGCCGCCATTCAAGCCGCGGTCGCGCACGTACCCGTGTACGATGCCGGCCCAGCGCGCGGCGTCGCCATATATGTGCTGGCTGCCGACGTCCACACGCCGGACGATGCGCGCGCCGCCGCCGACGCCGGCGCCACCGAAATTACCTTCGACCCGTTCCTCCGCCACCCGGTGCCGCCGCGGGCGCGCATCGTCGCGTTAGGCGAAGAGCTCGCCGCGCGCGGCATCGCCTTCCGCCTGCGCACGCCGACCATCGTGCGGCCCGAGGAACGCCGCGACGTCGACCGATGGCTCGACCTCGGCCTCCCCCTCCTGTCCGGACACGCCGGACTCGTCGCATCGCTCGGCGCCCGTGGACGGGACGTCGTCGCCGATTACGCCGTCAACTGCTTCAACCAGCACAGTGCAGCGGTGCTGTTCGATCACGGCGCGCGCCGCATCACGCTCTCCGTCGAGCTCACCGTGGGCGAGATCGCCGAGCTGGTGGCGCCGTGGTCCGGCCGCGGATTCGACGCCGTCGTGTACGGCCGGCCGGAGGGCATGACCATCGAGCACTGTGTGCTCTCGGCCGCGTTCAACCGGGAACCGACGACGTGCCGCGACCTGTGCGTGCAGAAGCATCCACGCGTCGAGCTCACCGACCCGGCCGGCTACACATTCCCCGTGGCCACCGACTCCGCCTGCCGCAACCGCTTGTTGCACTCGCGTCCCATCGAAGCCTCCGAGTTTCTGCCCCAGCTCTGGAGCCTGGGACTCCGCGGGTACCGCATGGTGTTCAACATGCCTGGCGATCCGGTGGCGGAGCTCGTGGCGCGCACCCGCGCCGCGCTCGATGCGCTGCACGGCCACGAGCCGGCTGCGTTAGGCGATATCCGCGCGCTGGTCGGCACACGGTTCACGCGCGGCCATTTCGTGCGCGCCGTGTAA
- a CDS encoding acyl-CoA dehydrogenase, which translates to MSDLPYFTEQHTAVRDMVREFATTEVAPIAAKVDADAKFPWHTVKKMGELGLLGVPWPESLGGAGMDYISYIIAIHEMAKVDASHAITISAHTTLGTSPIVNFGTPAQRERFVPFLARGQVLGGFGLTEEAAGSDAGGTRTRAERRGSHYVLNGSKRFITHGGVGEIFVATAVTDPSAGRHGISSFILTKETCDLEDARAAGFGHEPSLPNMRGFTAGKKEDKLGWRASDTRELLFEDVEVPVENRLGDEGKGFVNFMRTLDSGRIGIGALSLGIAEGAFEQALQYASVRKQFGQTISSFQGVQFQLSDMATEIEAGRHLVYHAAWLAMHGQPYGKEAAMAKLFCSELAMRATIKAVQIHGGYGYTKDYPVERMMRDAKICEIGEGTSEIQRIVIARHLLKTLED; encoded by the coding sequence ATGAGCGATCTTCCGTACTTCACCGAACAGCACACGGCCGTCCGCGACATGGTGCGCGAATTCGCCACCACCGAAGTCGCGCCGATCGCGGCCAAAGTCGACGCCGACGCCAAGTTCCCCTGGCACACCGTCAAGAAGATGGGCGAGCTCGGCTTGTTGGGCGTGCCGTGGCCGGAATCGTTGGGCGGTGCCGGCATGGACTACATCAGCTACATCATCGCCATCCACGAGATGGCCAAGGTCGATGCCTCGCACGCCATCACGATTTCCGCGCACACCACGTTAGGCACGTCGCCGATCGTCAATTTCGGCACGCCCGCCCAACGCGAACGCTTCGTGCCGTTCCTCGCCCGCGGACAGGTGCTCGGCGGCTTCGGCCTCACGGAAGAAGCCGCGGGCAGCGACGCCGGCGGCACGCGCACGCGCGCCGAGCGCCGCGGCAGCCACTACGTCCTCAACGGGTCCAAGCGATTCATCACCCACGGCGGCGTGGGCGAAATCTTCGTCGCCACCGCCGTCACCGATCCGTCCGCCGGCCGTCACGGCATCTCGTCGTTCATCCTCACCAAAGAGACGTGCGACCTCGAGGACGCGCGCGCGGCCGGATTTGGCCACGAGCCCTCGCTGCCCAACATGCGCGGCTTCACCGCCGGCAAGAAAGAAGACAAGCTCGGCTGGCGCGCCTCCGACACGCGCGAGCTGCTGTTCGAGGATGTCGAAGTGCCGGTCGAGAACCGCCTCGGCGACGAAGGAAAGGGGTTCGTCAATTTCATGCGGACGCTCGACTCCGGGCGCATCGGCATCGGCGCGCTTTCGTTAGGCATCGCCGAGGGCGCCTTCGAACAGGCGCTGCAGTACGCATCGGTGCGCAAGCAGTTCGGCCAGACGATCTCGTCCTTCCAGGGCGTGCAGTTCCAGTTGTCCGACATGGCTACCGAAATCGAGGCGGGCCGCCACCTCGTCTATCACGCCGCATGGCTCGCGATGCACGGACAGCCCTACGGCAAGGAAGCCGCGATGGCCAAACTGTTCTGCTCCGAGCTGGCCATGCGCGCCACGATCAAGGCCGTCCAGATCCACGGCGGATACGGCTACACCAAGGATTATCCGGTGGAGCGCATGATGCGCGACGCGAAAATCTGCGAGATCGGGGAGGGGACGTCCGAGATCCAGCGCATCGTGATCGCACGGCATCTGCTCAAGACGCTCGAGGATTAA